Proteins encoded within one genomic window of Saccharopolyspora pogona:
- a CDS encoding deoxyguanosinetriphosphate triphosphohydrolase — MSSGDPTGAMPGYDAHDLRRLLPEPPKVAVPVGARSDDRSPFARDRSRVLHSAALRRLAGKTQVVGPEEGDVPRTRLTHSLEVAQIGRGIAAALGADPDLVDTAGLAHDIGHPPFGHNGERALNDLAGDCGGFEGNAQTLRILTRLEPKLAESGDVGRGLNLTRACLDAATKYPWPKRPGQAKFGVYPDDLAVFEWLREAAPSARRCLEAQIMDWSDDVAYSVHDVEDGVLSGRITLRSLTSGDERAEIVRMAAKHFWGDGSGDTAGQLEYAASELVRWPVVAAVLDYDGTFRAQVALKRLTSELVGRFVAAAVTGTGDRFGPGPLTRYRAELVVPEPVVAEVAVLKAVALRYVMSDPQRLRMQERQRALLAELVWALSERAPDSLDPAMASAWGRAGDDAARLRVVLDQVSSLTDAQAIGWHRNHVRNVANPM; from the coding sequence ATGAGCTCCGGAGACCCGACGGGCGCGATGCCCGGCTACGACGCGCACGACCTTCGGCGGCTGCTGCCCGAGCCACCGAAGGTCGCGGTGCCCGTCGGCGCCCGTTCCGACGACCGGAGTCCGTTCGCGCGGGACCGGTCGCGGGTGCTGCATTCGGCGGCGTTGCGCCGGTTGGCGGGGAAGACGCAGGTCGTGGGCCCGGAAGAGGGCGATGTGCCGCGCACCCGGTTGACCCATTCGCTGGAGGTCGCGCAGATCGGGCGGGGCATCGCCGCCGCGTTGGGCGCCGATCCGGATCTGGTGGACACCGCCGGGCTCGCGCACGACATCGGGCACCCGCCGTTCGGGCACAACGGTGAGCGGGCGCTGAACGACCTGGCCGGCGACTGCGGCGGTTTCGAGGGCAATGCGCAGACTCTGCGCATCCTCACCAGGTTGGAGCCGAAGCTGGCCGAATCGGGTGACGTCGGCCGCGGCCTGAACCTGACTCGCGCGTGTCTGGACGCGGCGACGAAGTACCCGTGGCCGAAGCGCCCGGGCCAGGCCAAGTTCGGGGTCTACCCGGACGACCTGGCCGTGTTCGAGTGGCTGCGCGAAGCCGCGCCATCGGCGCGCCGGTGTCTGGAGGCCCAGATCATGGACTGGTCCGACGACGTGGCCTACTCGGTGCACGACGTCGAGGACGGGGTGCTGTCGGGGCGGATCACGCTGCGCTCGCTGACCAGCGGCGATGAGCGGGCGGAGATCGTCCGGATGGCGGCCAAGCACTTCTGGGGCGACGGTTCGGGGGACACCGCCGGGCAGCTCGAATACGCGGCGTCGGAGCTGGTGCGGTGGCCGGTGGTGGCCGCGGTGCTGGACTACGACGGCACGTTCCGCGCGCAGGTCGCGCTGAAGCGGCTCACCAGCGAACTAGTCGGGCGGTTCGTGGCCGCGGCGGTGACCGGGACGGGCGACCGCTTCGGGCCCGGACCGCTGACCAGGTACCGCGCGGAGCTGGTCGTGCCCGAACCGGTGGTGGCCGAGGTCGCGGTGCTCAAGGCCGTCGCGCTGCGGTACGTGATGAGCGATCCGCAGCGGTTGCGGATGCAGGAACGGCAGCGGGCGCTGCTGGCCGAGCTGGTGTGGGCGTTGTCCGAGCGGGCCCCGGATTCGCTGGACCCGGCGATGGCCTCGGCCTGGGGCCGGGCGGGCGACGACGCGGCCCGGCTGCGCGTCGTGCTGGACCAGGTTTCGTC
- a CDS encoding YdcF family protein, producing MSPHRAAHRRRPAGRLLGRAVVGALLVVLLVIGGTAFRVWQVARADDRRPVDIVIVLGAAQYHGKPSDVLAARLDQALELYQDGLTKYIVTVGGRLPGDAYTEAQAGKKWLMGNGVPSGKIVDVDVGSDTLGSLQAVAELSQQRGWTSALIVSDPWHSLRARTMASDFGLTAWASPARSGPVVQTREVQFKYIVRETGALVYYRLTHAPSEISGDGLG from the coding sequence GTGAGCCCTCATCGAGCTGCCCATCGGCGCCGACCCGCCGGTCGGCTGCTGGGGCGCGCGGTGGTCGGTGCCCTGCTGGTGGTGCTGCTGGTGATCGGCGGCACCGCGTTCCGCGTGTGGCAGGTGGCCCGCGCCGACGACCGGCGGCCGGTCGACATCGTGATCGTGCTCGGTGCCGCCCAGTACCACGGCAAGCCCTCGGACGTGCTGGCCGCCAGGCTCGACCAGGCCTTGGAGCTCTACCAGGATGGCCTGACCAAGTACATCGTCACGGTCGGCGGCCGGTTGCCCGGAGACGCCTACACCGAGGCGCAGGCCGGCAAGAAGTGGTTGATGGGCAACGGAGTGCCCTCCGGGAAGATCGTGGACGTCGATGTCGGCAGTGACACGCTGGGCAGCCTCCAGGCCGTCGCCGAGCTGTCCCAGCAGCGCGGTTGGACGAGCGCGCTGATCGTGAGCGACCCCTGGCATTCGCTGCGGGCGCGGACGATGGCCAGCGACTTCGGGCTGACGGCGTGGGCGTCCCCGGCCCGGTCCGGGCCCGTGGTGCAGACCCGCGAGGTCCAGTTCAAGTACATCGTCCGGGAAACCGGCGCACTCGTGTACTACCGCTTGACGCACGCCCCGTCCGAGATCTCCGGCGACGGGCTGGGCTGA
- a CDS encoding glycine--tRNA ligase, protein MPADQIDTIVNLCKRRGFVFPSGEIYGGTRSAWDYGPLGVELKDNIKRQWWKSMVQGRDDVVGLDSSVILPRPVWEASGHVTAFHDPLVECTSCHHRFRADQLAEEYAERTGKEIAEDDLSDVPCPNCGTRGQYTDPREFNMMLKTFLGPVESEEGMHYLRPETAQGIFVNFANVMTTARKKPPFGIGQIGKSFRNEITPGNFIFRTREFEQMEMEFFVEPGEDEQWHQYWIDERTRWYSDLGIDAENLRTYEHPKEKLSHYAKRTVDIEYRFRFGGQEWGELEGIANRTDFDLTTHSNHSGVDLSYFDQASNSRYRPYVIEPAAGVGRPMMAFLIDAYHEDEAPNAKGGVDKRVVLKLDRRLAPVKVAVLPLSRNAELSPKARDIAAQLRRNWNVDFDDAGAIGRRYRRQDEIGTPFCVTVDFDSLSDHAVTVRERDTMSQERVAIDKLEEYLAARLLGC, encoded by the coding sequence GTGCCCGCCGACCAGATCGACACGATCGTCAATCTCTGCAAGCGCCGTGGTTTCGTCTTCCCGTCCGGCGAGATCTATGGCGGTACGCGGTCGGCTTGGGACTACGGACCGCTCGGCGTCGAGCTCAAGGACAACATCAAGCGCCAGTGGTGGAAGTCGATGGTGCAGGGCCGCGACGACGTCGTAGGCCTGGACTCGTCGGTGATCCTGCCCCGCCCGGTCTGGGAGGCCTCCGGGCACGTCACCGCGTTCCACGACCCGCTCGTGGAGTGCACCTCCTGCCACCACCGCTTCCGCGCCGACCAGCTCGCCGAGGAGTACGCCGAGCGCACCGGCAAGGAGATCGCCGAGGACGACCTCTCCGACGTCCCGTGCCCGAACTGCGGAACCCGCGGCCAGTACACCGACCCGCGTGAGTTCAACATGATGCTCAAGACCTTCCTCGGCCCGGTGGAGAGCGAGGAGGGGATGCACTACCTGCGGCCGGAGACCGCGCAGGGCATCTTCGTCAATTTCGCGAACGTGATGACCACCGCGCGCAAGAAGCCGCCGTTCGGCATCGGCCAGATCGGCAAGTCGTTCCGCAACGAGATCACGCCCGGCAACTTCATCTTCCGGACCCGCGAGTTCGAGCAGATGGAGATGGAGTTCTTCGTCGAGCCCGGCGAGGACGAGCAGTGGCACCAGTACTGGATCGACGAGCGTACCCGCTGGTACTCGGACCTCGGCATCGACGCGGAGAACCTGCGCACCTACGAGCACCCCAAGGAAAAGCTCTCGCACTACGCGAAGCGCACCGTCGACATCGAGTACCGGTTCCGGTTCGGCGGCCAGGAGTGGGGTGAGCTGGAAGGGATCGCCAACCGCACCGACTTCGACCTCACCACGCACTCGAACCATTCGGGCGTGGACCTGTCGTACTTCGACCAGGCCAGCAACTCCCGGTACCGGCCGTACGTGATCGAGCCGGCCGCGGGCGTGGGGCGGCCGATGATGGCGTTCCTGATCGACGCCTACCACGAGGACGAGGCGCCGAACGCCAAGGGCGGCGTGGACAAGCGCGTCGTGCTGAAGCTGGACCGCCGGTTGGCGCCGGTGAAGGTGGCGGTGCTGCCGTTGTCGCGCAACGCCGAGCTGTCGCCGAAGGCCCGCGACATCGCCGCGCAGCTGCGCCGCAACTGGAACGTCGACTTCGACGACGCCGGTGCGATCGGTCGCCGCTACCGGCGGCAGGACGAGATCGGCACGCCGTTCTGCGTCACGGTCGACTTCGACTCGCTGTCCGACCACGCGGTCACCGTCCGCGAGCGCGACACGATGTCGCAGGAGCGGGTGGCGATCGACAAGCTGGAGGAGTACCTGGCGGCCCGCCTGCTCGGCTGCTGA
- a CDS encoding ArsR/SmtB family transcription factor: MPAVSPDSEPARSTAGPALDSTADHVHSPERAAHPVPLRDQRVLVEAGELLRALAAPVRIAIVLQLREAERCVHELVDALGVAQPLISQHLRVLKSAGVVHGERHGREVVYRLVDEHLAHIVVDAAAHAEEISGTRSRGPAPRSIASRQETETA; this comes from the coding sequence ATGCCCGCCGTCAGCCCGGATTCCGAGCCGGCCCGGTCGACTGCGGGCCCCGCCCTGGACAGCACCGCCGACCACGTGCACTCGCCGGAGCGAGCCGCGCACCCGGTGCCGCTGCGGGACCAGCGCGTCCTGGTCGAGGCCGGGGAGCTGCTGCGGGCGCTGGCAGCGCCGGTGCGCATCGCGATCGTCCTGCAGCTGCGGGAGGCAGAGCGCTGCGTGCACGAGCTGGTCGATGCGCTCGGCGTCGCCCAGCCGCTGATCAGCCAGCACCTGCGGGTGCTGAAGTCCGCCGGGGTCGTCCACGGCGAGCGGCACGGCCGGGAGGTCGTCTACCGGCTCGTGGACGAGCACCTGGCGCATATCGTGGTGGATGCCGCCGCGCACGCGGAGGAGATCTCCGGCACCCGGTCGCGCGGTCCGGCGCCACGTTCCATCGCATCCCGACAGGAGACGGAGACAGCGTGA
- a CDS encoding Fur family transcriptional regulator, whose amino-acid sequence MTTGEGPTVGVPGLRATKQRAAVSNLLDQVNDFRSAQELHEALRRQGEGIGLTTVYRTLQTLVDAGEVDVLRTPSGEAVYRRCSSHHHHHLVCRHCSRTVEVADPPVENWAERIGQEHGFSDVSHTVEIIGTCPDCTARGF is encoded by the coding sequence GTGACCACCGGCGAAGGTCCCACGGTCGGCGTACCGGGACTGCGGGCCACCAAGCAGCGAGCGGCCGTGTCGAACCTGCTGGACCAGGTCAACGACTTCCGCTCCGCCCAGGAACTGCACGAGGCGCTGCGGCGGCAGGGCGAGGGCATCGGCCTGACCACGGTCTACCGCACGCTGCAAACCCTGGTCGACGCGGGCGAGGTCGACGTGCTGCGCACCCCGTCCGGCGAGGCAGTGTACCGGCGGTGCTCCAGCCACCACCACCATCACCTGGTGTGCCGGCACTGCAGCCGGACCGTGGAGGTGGCCGACCCGCCGGTGGAGAACTGGGCCGAGCGGATCGGCCAGGAACACGGCTTCTCCGACGTCAGCCACACGGTGGAGATCATCGGCACCTGCCCGGACTGCACCGCCCGAGGCTTCTGA
- a CDS encoding TIGR03943 family putative permease subunit, producing the protein MRRETQNLLLFLLGGALLKIALGGSYLRYVKPALFPWLVVAGVVMVALSAFAIVRDIRGGGPERHEHNSRSPWMLLLPVFAIFLIAPPALGSDSVTRDRMVAPAAPKESLFPNLPPEQAPLLSMSEFVTRVIWDDSGALNGRAVRLQGFVVHPTPGTTQLARMRISCCAADAAPVKVDLAAAAQAAELPADTWIEVTGKLRPGTATEANDYVPTLETVLIRPIPTPQDTYEY; encoded by the coding sequence ATGCGCCGGGAAACGCAGAACCTGCTGCTGTTCCTGCTGGGCGGCGCGCTGCTCAAGATCGCCTTGGGCGGCAGCTATCTCCGCTACGTCAAGCCCGCGCTGTTCCCGTGGCTGGTCGTCGCGGGGGTGGTCATGGTCGCGCTGTCGGCGTTCGCGATCGTCCGCGACATCCGGGGCGGCGGGCCCGAACGGCACGAGCACAACTCGCGCAGTCCCTGGATGCTGCTGCTGCCGGTGTTCGCGATCTTCCTGATCGCCCCGCCCGCCCTCGGCTCCGACTCGGTGACCCGCGACCGGATGGTGGCGCCGGCTGCGCCGAAGGAATCCCTGTTCCCGAACCTGCCGCCCGAGCAGGCGCCGCTGCTGAGCATGTCGGAGTTCGTCACCCGCGTCATCTGGGACGACAGCGGTGCGCTGAACGGCCGGGCGGTGCGTCTCCAGGGCTTCGTGGTGCATCCGACACCGGGAACGACGCAGCTCGCGAGGATGCGTATCAGCTGCTGCGCCGCGGACGCGGCCCCGGTGAAGGTCGACCTCGCGGCCGCAGCGCAAGCGGCGGAGCTCCCGGCGGACACCTGGATCGAGGTGACGGGCAAGCTGCGACCGGGAACGGCCACGGAAGCCAATGACTACGTCCCGACGCTGGAGACGGTGCTGATCCGCCCGATCCCAACCCCGCAGGACACCTACGAGTACTGA
- a CDS encoding permease produces MTEIADPPRTRRPIITSLEVLCGLLVVAAVFQQQLSALLDVPALRTGSTVFVAVCVQAMPFLVLGVLVSGLIAAFVPPEVLRRLLPANPAAAVPVAGVAGVALPGCECASVPVARRLMQQGVAPAAALAFLLAAPAVNPIVLVSTTVAFPDEPLMVVARFLGSLLTACVMGWLWARLGKAEWLAERALQRVEAHRGSGSRWMVFAESARHDLVEAGGFLVLGGLTSAVFNVLVPAAWLESLGGQLVLGVLVMAVLAVVLALCSEADAFVVASMPGLPLIPKLVFLVVGPAVDLKLIALQSGVFGRRFVARFAPATFVVAVGCAVAVGALLPGGA; encoded by the coding sequence GTGACCGAGATCGCCGACCCGCCGCGCACGCGGCGCCCCATCATCACCTCGTTGGAGGTGCTCTGCGGCCTGCTGGTCGTCGCGGCGGTGTTCCAGCAGCAGCTGAGCGCACTGCTCGACGTCCCTGCGCTCCGCACCGGCTCGACCGTGTTCGTCGCCGTCTGCGTGCAAGCCATGCCGTTCCTGGTGCTCGGCGTGCTGGTCAGCGGGTTGATCGCGGCGTTCGTCCCGCCGGAGGTGCTGCGTCGGCTGCTGCCCGCCAACCCCGCCGCCGCGGTGCCGGTGGCTGGTGTCGCGGGCGTGGCGTTGCCAGGCTGCGAGTGTGCTTCGGTGCCGGTGGCGCGACGGCTGATGCAGCAGGGCGTCGCACCGGCCGCGGCGCTCGCCTTCCTGCTGGCCGCCCCGGCAGTGAACCCGATCGTCCTGGTCTCCACCACGGTCGCCTTCCCGGACGAGCCGCTGATGGTGGTGGCGCGATTCCTCGGGTCACTGCTGACGGCGTGCGTGATGGGCTGGCTCTGGGCCCGGCTCGGCAAGGCGGAATGGCTCGCCGAGCGGGCGCTGCAGCGGGTCGAGGCGCACCGCGGATCCGGCAGCCGGTGGATGGTGTTCGCCGAGTCCGCTCGGCACGATCTGGTCGAGGCGGGCGGATTCCTGGTGCTCGGCGGCCTGACGTCCGCGGTGTTCAATGTCCTGGTGCCTGCGGCCTGGCTGGAGTCGCTCGGCGGTCAGCTGGTGCTGGGTGTGCTGGTCATGGCGGTGCTCGCGGTGGTCCTCGCGCTGTGCAGCGAGGCCGACGCGTTCGTAGTGGCTTCGATGCCGGGCCTGCCGCTGATCCCGAAGCTGGTGTTCCTGGTCGTCGGGCCGGCCGTGGACCTCAAGCTGATCGCGCTGCAGTCCGGTGTTTTCGGCCGCCGCTTCGTCGCCCGGTTCGCACCCGCCACGTTCGTGGTCGCCGTCGGCTGCGCGGTCGCCGTCGGCGCCCTGCTGCCGGGAGGTGCGTGA
- a CDS encoding isoprenyl transferase, translated as MLRRRGRGKDDLTVRTPEPHASGAKPPAVPPEFVPKHVAIVMDGNGRWANERGLPRIEGHKRGEAVVLELARGAIEIGVKWLSLYAFSTENWKRSPDEVRFLMGFNRDVIRRRVDELDEMGVRVRWAGRKPRLWRSVVDELQAAEVRTQHNEVMNLTMCVNYGGRAEIGDAAREIAKLAAAGKINPDRVDERTVARYLYQPEMPDVDLFIRPSGEQRTSNFMLWQAAYAELVFQDTLFPDVDRRHLWNACEAYARRDRRFGGAIDRAAAGAPADVAREGN; from the coding sequence ATGTTGCGACGCCGTGGGCGGGGCAAGGACGACCTGACCGTGCGGACGCCGGAACCGCACGCCTCCGGCGCGAAGCCGCCGGCGGTGCCGCCGGAATTCGTGCCCAAGCACGTCGCCATCGTGATGGACGGCAACGGCCGCTGGGCCAACGAGCGCGGGCTGCCGCGCATTGAGGGGCACAAGCGCGGCGAGGCGGTCGTGCTGGAGCTGGCCAGGGGCGCGATCGAGATCGGCGTCAAGTGGCTGTCGCTGTACGCCTTCTCCACCGAGAACTGGAAGCGCAGCCCGGACGAGGTCCGGTTCCTGATGGGGTTCAACCGCGACGTGATCCGGCGCCGCGTCGACGAACTCGACGAGATGGGCGTGCGGGTGCGCTGGGCGGGCCGCAAGCCGCGGCTGTGGCGCAGCGTGGTGGACGAGCTGCAGGCCGCGGAGGTCCGCACGCAGCACAACGAGGTCATGAACCTGACCATGTGCGTCAACTACGGCGGCCGGGCCGAGATCGGCGATGCCGCGCGTGAGATCGCCAAGTTGGCGGCGGCGGGCAAGATCAACCCGGACCGGGTGGATGAGCGCACCGTCGCCCGCTACCTGTACCAGCCGGAGATGCCGGACGTCGACCTGTTCATCCGGCCGTCCGGTGAGCAACGGACCTCGAACTTCATGCTCTGGCAGGCCGCCTACGCGGAGCTCGTCTTCCAGGACACCCTGTTCCCTGACGTGGACCGCCGGCACCTGTGGAACGCGTGCGAGGCGTACGCGCGCCGGGACCGGCGGTTCGGCGGAGCCATCGATAGGGCGGCGGCCGGTGCGCCCGCCGATGTCGCCCGGGAGGGCAATTGA
- the recO gene encoding DNA repair protein RecO: MSLYRDTAVVLRVQKLGEADRIITLLTRRYGKVRAVAKGVRRTTSRFGARVEPFCHVDVQLYTGRTLDVITQVQTVDAFGVHIVDEYQRYTAACAVLETVDRLAAEEGEPVLRLYLLAIGALRALAGRERDSSQVLDAFLLRAMSFAGWAPALAECARCSEAGPHAAFNVQAGGAVCVRCRPAGSVRPSVQTLPLMECLLHGDWPSAETASNSVRREASGLIAAHLQWHMERQLRSLPLVERTVPELIQERAADATLVAAAEDGR, translated from the coding sequence GTGAGCCTCTACCGGGATACCGCGGTCGTGCTGCGGGTGCAGAAGCTGGGCGAGGCAGACCGGATCATAACCCTGCTCACCCGGCGGTACGGGAAAGTCAGGGCTGTTGCCAAAGGCGTGCGCCGGACGACGTCGCGCTTCGGCGCGCGGGTCGAGCCGTTCTGCCACGTCGACGTGCAGCTCTACACCGGTCGCACGCTCGACGTGATCACCCAGGTGCAGACCGTGGACGCGTTCGGCGTGCACATCGTCGATGAATACCAGCGCTACACCGCGGCTTGCGCGGTGCTGGAGACCGTCGACCGGCTGGCCGCCGAAGAAGGCGAGCCGGTGCTGCGGCTCTACCTGCTCGCCATCGGCGCGCTGCGCGCGCTCGCCGGGCGGGAACGCGATTCCTCGCAGGTGCTGGACGCCTTCTTGCTCCGCGCGATGTCCTTCGCGGGCTGGGCGCCGGCGCTCGCCGAGTGCGCGCGCTGCAGTGAAGCGGGCCCGCACGCCGCGTTCAACGTGCAGGCCGGCGGCGCGGTGTGCGTCCGGTGCCGGCCGGCCGGTTCGGTGCGGCCCTCGGTGCAAACCTTGCCGCTGATGGAATGCCTGCTGCACGGTGACTGGCCGTCCGCGGAGACTGCCTCGAACTCGGTCCGCAGGGAGGCCAGCGGCTTGATCGCGGCGCACCTGCAGTGGCACATGGAACGGCAGTTGCGGTCGTTGCCGCTGGTCGAGCGGACGGTGCCGGAGCTGATCCAAGAGCGCGCGGCCGATGCCACGCTGGTCGCCGCCGCCGAGGACGGGCGCTGA
- a CDS encoding DUF4190 domain-containing protein, translating to MTYPHDPQNPYQQQVPIVVGPGYPMMPRNNGMAIASMCVSLAAIFTCYGAILIGPVGAILGHVSMREINRNPQAYTNRAMALTGIIVGWVVPALWVLFITFMILAATGVLGSGLQSSFND from the coding sequence ATGACCTACCCGCACGACCCGCAGAACCCGTACCAGCAGCAGGTACCGATCGTCGTCGGGCCGGGTTATCCGATGATGCCGCGCAACAACGGCATGGCCATCGCCTCGATGTGCGTTTCGCTGGCGGCGATCTTCACCTGCTACGGCGCGATCCTCATCGGGCCGGTCGGTGCGATCCTGGGCCACGTCTCGATGCGCGAGATCAATCGGAATCCGCAGGCCTACACCAACCGCGCCATGGCGCTGACGGGCATCATCGTCGGGTGGGTCGTGCCCGCGCTCTGGGTGCTGTTCATCACGTTCATGATCCTGGCCGCGACCGGTGTCCTCGGCAGCGGCCTGCAGAGCTCGTTCAACGACTAG
- a CDS encoding DUF2752 domain-containing protein, with translation MTATRLRTMLLPAATVLVGCAAAGVVLAADPTSDAGFPLPPCPVKWLTGLDCPGCGATRMFYSLLHGDVLSALHYNAALIAFIPFFLWTWGAWVLGRWQGRRIPTWEQWRWSPMAGLVLIAVWALIRNLPFPPFTALYV, from the coding sequence ATGACCGCGACGCGGCTGCGCACCATGCTGCTCCCGGCGGCGACGGTGCTCGTCGGCTGTGCGGCGGCCGGTGTCGTGCTGGCCGCCGACCCGACGTCAGACGCGGGTTTCCCGCTGCCGCCGTGCCCGGTCAAGTGGCTGACCGGGCTCGACTGCCCGGGCTGCGGCGCGACGCGCATGTTCTACAGCCTGCTGCACGGCGACGTGCTGTCGGCGCTGCACTACAACGCGGCGCTGATCGCGTTCATCCCGTTCTTCCTGTGGACCTGGGGCGCCTGGGTGCTGGGCCGCTGGCAGGGGCGGCGCATCCCGACCTGGGAGCAGTGGCGCTGGTCCCCGATGGCGGGGCTGGTCCTGATCGCCGTCTGGGCGTTGATCAGGAACCTGCCGTTCCCGCCGTTCACAGCGCTCTACGTCTAG